In Nicotiana tabacum cultivar K326 chromosome 2, ASM71507v2, whole genome shotgun sequence, the following proteins share a genomic window:
- the LOC142166391 gene encoding putative mitochondrial protein AtMg00310 has translation MEPSKTIFKQIERYFTKCFWGSADGKQRYHWSSWGNMCYPKEEGGLGFRSMMDICESFAIKKWWRFRTCQSLWADFLMAKYCSRQHPCEKKWSKRQSHAWKKLLQARDREEENIVWNINKGAISLWSDNWTGLGALADKVMLEEHPDRRMIMESRVGGNGLLLN, from the coding sequence ATGGAACCATCTAAAACCATATTCAAGCAAATCGAAAGATACTTTACTAAATGTTTTTGGGGTTCTGCTGATGGTAAACAAAGGTATCATTGGAGCTCTTGGGGCAACATGTGTTATCCAAAGGAGGAGGGAGGTTTGGGCTTTAGAAGCATGATGGATATCTGTGAAAGTTTTGCAATTAAAAAATGGTGGAGATTCAGGACATGCCAGTCTCTTTGGGCTGATTTTCTTATGGCTAAATACTGCAGTAGACAACACCCTTGTGAGAAGAAATGGTCCAAGAGACAGTCACATGCCTGGAAGAAGTTGTTACAGGCAAGGGACAGAGAGGAAGAGAACATAGTGTGGAATATCAATAAAGGAGCTATTAGCTTATGGTCGGATAACTGGACAGGATTGGGGGCATTAGCTGACAAAGTCATGCTTGAAGAACATCCAGACAGAAGAATGATCATGGAGTCTAGAGTAGGGGGCAATGGTCTTTTGCTGAATTAA